Proteins encoded in a region of the Vicia villosa cultivar HV-30 ecotype Madison, WI linkage group LG5, Vvil1.0, whole genome shotgun sequence genome:
- the LOC131601637 gene encoding IAA-amino acid hydrolase ILR1-like 4 — protein MSSSFKFNYFHFCIIIFTSHVFAATPILSSTDNSSFNNFLDSAKSPEVFNWMVSIRRKIHENPELGYQEFETSELIRSELDKLGIPYKHPVAITGVVGFIGTGFSPFVALRADMDALPMQEMVEWEHKSRVPGKMHSCGHDAHVSMLLGAAKILKQHEKEIQGTVVLVFQPAEEGGGGAKKILDEGALENITAIFGLHIDPELPIGEVASRSGPIMAGSGFFEAKISGKGGHAAIPQQSIDPILAASNVIISLQHIISREADPLDSQVVTIAKFQGGSAFNVIPDYVTIGGTFRAFSKQSFNQLRQRIEQVIIGQAGVYRCNATVDFLEDWEPFNPPTVNNEDLHEHFMNVAVNMLGIRCTWC, from the exons ATGTCCTCTTCCTTCAAATTCAATTATTTCCATTTCTGCATCATCATATTCACATCACACGTCTTCGCTGCAACACCCATTTTGTCATCAACAGATAATTCCTCGTTCAACAACTTTCTAGACAGTGCCAAGAGTCCAGAGGTTTTCAATTGGATGGTCAGTATCAGAAGGAAGATTCATGAGAATCCAGAATTAGGTTATCAAGAATTTGAAACAAGTGAACTGATAAGATCAGAATTGGATAAATTGGGTATCCCTTATAAACATCCAGTTGCAATCACTGGTGTTGTTGGTTTCATAGGAACTGGATTCTCTCCTTTTGTTGCTTTAAGAGCTGATATGGATGCTCTTCCCATGCAG GAAATGGTGGAGTGGGAGCACAAGAGTAGAGTACCTGGAAAGATGCACTCGTGTGGTCATGATGCTCATGTTAGCATGCTACTTGGTGCAGCAAAGATTCTCAAACAGCATGAAAAAGAGATACAA GGAACTGTTGTTCTTGTTTTTCAACCAGCAGAGGAAGGAGGTGGAGGGGCTAAGAAAATTTTAGACGAAGGAGCACTAGAAAACATTACGGCTATCTTTGGATTGCATATTGATCCTGAATTACCAATAGGTGAAGTGGCCTCTAGGTCTGGTCCAATTATGGCAGGAAGTGGCTTCTTTGAAGCAAAAATAAGTGGAAAAGGAGGTCATGCAGCTATTCCTCAACAGTCTATAGACCCCATATTGGCAGCTTCCAATGTAATTATTAGCTTACAACACATTATTTCTCGCGAGGCTGATCCTCTAGACTCCCAG GTAGTGACGATTGCAAAGTTCCAAGGAGGCAGTGCATTCAATGTTATTCCAGATTATGTGACAATTGGTGGTACCTTCCGAGCCTTTTCTAAACAAAGCTTCAACCAACTGAGACAGCGGATTGAGCAG GTTATCATTGGACAAGCTGGCGTGTATAGGTGCAATGCAACTGTAGACTTCCTTGAAGATTGGGAACCTTTCAATCCTCCAACTGTAAACAATGAGGACCTGCACGAGCATTTCATGAATGTTGCAGTGAATATGCTTGGCATAAGATGTACCTGGTGTTGA